The genomic stretch gtgtgtgtgtgtgtgtgtgaagttcCACATTACAGTTTGTTGCGTGTGTAGTTATATGGGTGGAGTCAATTTCTGGGGCACAGAGAAAGATAAGGAAGTGAGATGAGCGTTCCACCTTTCTATCGATCACGTGATGTCAGCTATGTATTATGTGCAGGGTTTCTTTGCTCCCTCATTCGACGACAGGATGCTGGAAGTTGTTGCGGTTACCAGCTGCTCTCAAATGGTACGCCTTGCATATGCTTGTCATGCAGTGTGCAAgtctacctgcctgtctgtctctgtctgtttctatgtttgtctgtcaatgtgtctgtctgtctgtctgtctgtctgtctgtctgtactctctctgtctgtctgtctggtctgtttgTACTCTGTCTgtactctgtctgtctgtctgtctgtcttcctgccCACATATCTGTTGTATTAACTAAGAATCTGCCCATTGTTGTTTCCACTAGGCACAAGCATATGTCCTCGGTGTTCAGAGCCATCGTTTAGCTCAGTGTCGCTCACTTAAAATCACCGTTTTGGGTAACGAACCGGTGCCTTGCCAAGTGGATGGTGAAGCATGGCTTCAAGAACCCGGCCAAATGAAGATGACACATAAGAACAGATCTCAAATGCTAGCGAGAAACAAAGCATTTTACAGCACTCTACAGTCGTGGAGATGTCAAGGAGGCAGTGGAGCTGTCGCCGCTGCAGCGGCAGAGTCATCAATCATGCCGTCGTCGACGTCTATGCCTCAACTGTTACCGTCACAGGATTTGTTGGCACTCAGGCCACTAATTGAAGCAACGACTGCCCTTGTGAGCAGGTCAGTTGGACGAGTGTGTCGAAATCTGATTTGTAGTCATCTACCTTGTAATCTGAATGcatatccatctgtttgtctgtctacctgtctgtctgtctgtttgtctgtctacctgtctgtctgtttgtctgtctacttgtctgtctgtctgtttgtctgtctacttgtctgtctgtctgtttgtctacttgtctgttcattCTTCTGTtggtgtttttgtttgtctgtttgtgtgtatgtaattaattatatgtacAGTAATATTTATGTTGTTTCAAAGTATTTCTTGTTGTAGTGTCAAAGTTGCTGCCATTTCTAATGAGGTCGTTGAGTGCGAGTTGCTCCCATTGGCTCATCATTGCACTTACTGCATCGAGCAACTGTTTCCCGATGGATCACCATCAGAACATGCCAACACCGGGCAGAGAGATGATCTCATTCAGCGAGTTAAACAGCTAATACAAGAGAGTGGATGGTTTGTCAACATGAAGGTTAGTTTACATGCTCGTtagtttgttgctgtgtgtgtgtgtgtgcacgcgtgtgtgtgtgtgtgtgtgcacgcgtgtgcgtgtgtgtggtgagtttgcatgcatgtgtgtgtgtgtgtgtgtgtgtgtgtgtgtgtgtgtgtgtgtgtgtgtgtgtgtgtttgcatgcacgtgtgtgtgtgtgtgtgtgtgtgtgtgcatgcatgtgtgtgtgtgtgtgttgctctgatttgttgatttgttgtttcagAAATTGGCGTCCAGTGATGAAGCAAAGTTCACTCGAATTGTAAATCGCGTTCAAACAGAGATGAGAAAAATTCAGGATAATCAACCAATAAGAGCTCCTCCGTACATACACAAAGAGAGTGACATCAAAGAAGGCGCTGATAGCATTTCAATGATATCTCCACAGTCTAGCAATACGGATACTATTGCTGCCATGCCAAGGAGGCTTCGTCCAGCTATGCAAAGTGCAGTGAGTATGGACGGCACGCACAAAGGGAGACTGTCCAAGAAGGGTTTGGGAAGACTGAAGTTTTTTGGTCGGTGGTTGTCACACTCATCTGATAAATATGAACCAAAATCTCAGTCTGAAACTTCTGGTAAGttcatatgcacacacacacacacacacacacacacacacacacacacacacacacacacacacacacacacacacacacacacacacacacacacaacacaaacacagaatgAACGACACGACAGAAAGAAATCTGTGTGATCTAACTGCATGATGTTTGTAGTGCTAGAATGGTCGGTCAACGACGTTATGATGTGGCTAGAACGTCATCAAATGGGAGAGTACAAGGAAAAATTCATGACACACGATATACGAGGCAGAGAACTACTAAGCTTGGCAGAACAAGACCTAAAGGTAACCTTCATATGTTGTCGTCTACCattaatggtgtgtgtgtgtgtgtgtgtgtgtgtgtgtgtgtgtgtgtgtgtgtgtgtgtgtgtgtgtgtgtgtgtgtgtgtgtgtatcatactatgtatgtatgtatatgcgTATGGTCCACCATCTGCATGTCAGTCATCAGTCTTAGACCTACCACTGATTCGTATCAATTACCTGTTGTGTAGGAACTCGGAGTGACTCGAGTCGGTCATGTAAAGCGTCTCCTATCACTGATCTCATCACTCCGCGAAAGCCAAACCAGCAGTCACTAATTattaacaaaaaaaaagagagagagaaagctACATACAAACGACCGGTCACCGTATCTGGTCGCCACCTCGGTAACAGACATTCAAGAGAAACTAGTGTAATCATAATTGTAAATACGGCTGATGGTATATTTTTGATGTAGTATGATGACTGTTTAGTACTATCGTAATATGGTTGTTAGATATTATTTTGTCAGTTTGTACGATCAATAAGTTGTTTATAAACAGTGGGTGCTTCACGGTCATCTAACGGGCATGGTGAGCAGACGGGGTAAATCACTGATGACGTGGAAATGAGACGAGTGAGAATCAAGTCACTGCGTTTgtctactgtgtgtgtgtgtgtgtgtgtgtgtgtgtgtgtgtgtgtgtgtggccatTGTAACAAAGCTGTACTGGTGAGATACAATGATGGTGTAAATGGGAGTTACGGTGTGTGGCATGGTGACATGCATTCGAGTGTAGAGCTTATCAGTTgaatgtctgtgtttgttgccctctgtccgtctatccgtctttgtgtctgtctattgttggTCGGTTGGTctattgtatgtctgtttgtctgtctatttatctgtcaaGATGCAACAGCATCTGTAAACGCGTACATTTATTTAAATAGTAtatactatgtatgtatgtgtatctatgtatgtacgtatgtatgaatgtatgtatgtatctatgtatatatcaggtacatacatacatacatacatacatacatacatacatacatacctgcAGGCATACAGCAAGGCAACACAACTTGTGGAGACTAACAAGAGCAGCCAATATTATTACCTACGCCACTTCGTTATTACATTAGATTAACAAGCAAAGATGCCAATACGAATTCACTAGCGATGATGCTAGTCAATATTACGATATTTTATTTCAAAGTCACTCGATATTGCACCGAATCCATCACCGGTGCTGTTTAGCACGGGTTCACACTTGAGCATGACATTGCGGACACTCCCTGGAGTATGTTTGACAAACTGATAGGTTGTGGTGAGGTTAAACAGAGCTATGAAGAGTGGAGACTGAAAGTCTTTGTTGGCTGGGTCATACGCTACCATGTCCTTGGGTAAGAGATGAGGATATATGATTAGTGGTTGGTCGTTGCGAGCCTTTGATGGGTCAGTATCCAAGATCACTTGATCCTAGGAAATAATTCTTTGTTGGATTGTATGTCCTGTTCGgtgctgtctgtccatctgtctatctgtccacccgtctatctgtctgtctgtctgtctatctgtccacccgtctatctgtctgtctgtctgtccactcatctgtctgtctgtctgtccacccgtctatctgtctgtctgtccacccgtctgtctgtctgtctgtccacccgtctatctgtttgtctgtctgtccacccgtctatctgtctgtctgtctgtccacctgtctgtctgtctgtctgtccacccgtctatctgtttgtctatctgtccacccgtctgtctgtctgtttgtccacccgtctgtctgtctgtctgtctgtccacccgtctctgtctgtctgtccatccgtctatctgtctgtctgtccaccgtctatctgtctgtctgtccacccgtctatctgtctgtctgtccacccgtctatctgtctgtctgtccacccgtctatctgtctgtctgtccacccatctgtctgtctgtccacccatctatctgtctgtctgtccacctgtctatCCACCcgtctctatctgtctgtctgtttgctgccATTAATGCTAATGtccgtctctgtctctgtctgcccgctcatccgtctgtctgtgtgtccatctctATTCTGTTACTACAGTATGTTACTACTACAagactttgtctgtctgccagttgGTCCGTGTTCTCTACTCATTCTTCTGCTATTTGTCTGCATCTATATCAACTCATCAATCAGCACACCCGGAACTCTTGCATCAAGTTGTTTCCAGGATTGTCAACTTTGCATTGAACACGAACGTCATCAGCTGGGACATAGTCTGCTATCTATGTTAATACAAGAATGCCATAACATGAaagtaaacacacaacaagtTGGACTTCTCACTCTATTGAATCGGAAATAGACACACGGCCTATGTGACTGACCAAAGGCTGGACGATTACACAACTCCAAATCATCAAGTGATGTGTCCACAGACGATGAGCTCGAGCTAAAGAGGCTCCGCCACTCGTCTTCGTCATAGCCAGCACCTTCACACAACACTCAATGACAAAAATTCGCAACACCTAACGTGATAACTCACTTTTCAAAAACTCTTTGATTTCCTCCGTATGTGCGTCCCTAGCTGTACGTACAACAGTACCGTTATCAATTGGAAAATCTATTGCTTTGGAAACAGAGGCTTTCCATCCAATGTCTGTGCATATAATGTGTGTAAACTTGGGGCCATCTTCTTGAGCCGGCACGGTGCCAAGCAGGAACACGCTCATACAGATAGCAAAGAATGCCGCCAAGGCAGAGTAGAAGACCAGATAGAAGAGGCCGATTTCACCTGCGAATCAAGAGTGTTTACTTGAGATGACAATGTATTGCGTATCTCTAAAGTGTAGCATATGGTAAATAAGCTACATATCTGTGGATTGAACAAATTCACTTCTAGAATTTTAGTCTAAACGACAAGTATACGTGTAGAGCTGTGCATCCTACATTATTATGCCTCAGTGTGCATGCACAGTAGAGGCATACAGTAGTCTgcccatgtgtctgtctgtctgtctgtctgtctgtgcgcctgtctgttcatgtgtctgtctgtctgtctgttaccaTTGCATGTACTTGCACAATGGATTTAATGACAAAAAGAGCTTCTACAGTAATGGTTTTCTTAGATTTTGATTTGCAGATTTTCAAGATAAAGCATTGTCGTCGAGTTGAGTGATTTCTCAGCACGCATAAGCAGTAAAAATATACGGTAAATCCTTTGTGACTTGGTCAATTATCCCTGTTTCAACCCCAAGCCCTCAAACCTTCTATAACtgtataaaaaattaaaaaataaaattaaaaaatataaaaataaataaaataaaaaaataaaataaaaataaactaaaataaaataaaaataaataaaataaaaataaaataaaaataaaaaataaataaaaaataaataaaatagaataaaatagaaataaaaaataaaaaaattcataaaaatataaactaaaaaataaaataaaaataaaataaaaaatattattaattattgtaattagTGTGCATAAAATGGTCAACTAAATACATAAATTCATGCAGATGTGACTATCACATCCTCTAGCCTCgtcccagactcacgtgagcctggcagtgtccggttcccctATGACACTTTCACCCTCCCGAACAAGTCAAGCGCACTTCGTCATCACGAGCCTCGTCACTGCGCAAGACATGGCAACGCCCACCACACCGGAAATGTCGTCATCACCAAACTCAATACTCAACATACTAGCGAACGCAACGAATACACCACTTACCCCAAGATCGCGGTGTTCTGGTGAGATACTCTCCTGTGCTCGGATTGTGAATAGTGATTTTCACTTTTTGTTTAAATTCCGCCCACCAAAGTTTGAATCGAGTCCAACGCGTTGGTTCGGCTTCGGATTTTTGTTCTTCTCGCTCGACGTTGTACGTGCCTCTCTTCGACATGTTGACGACTTGCTACAGTGTTTGTGGTACGGCGTGTTGGACAACCGGGATATTGGGTTATACATCCGGGCTCTGTTGTAGTCTACATTTTCTACAAGAGGCCCCGGATACTACAAACCGCGCAACTAAGTTTCTATTTTcagttttatttatttggtttttacttatttttgttttctatttagTTCTAATCTGCTGATAGGTATACGTCTAGccaacaaattaattaagtctaggGGATCAATTCATTCACACGTTTTGCATGAGTCAAGTCGCACCACATCCAATAGGTGAGACCCCACCATTTAAcaccattaattaaatttcttgatgctcggatTCGCTGTCCAGTTTGAGCTTAATTaaccaaaataaaattttatgtgcgcatgcgcaataatATTATGCTCTGTAAAATGACTTGGTAGTACATACATTCTGTGACTATGTATCAATGACTCCGCAAGGTTAGTAGTGCATGTGGTCTAGTTATTGTTACTGTGTTCTGCTCGGTATCAACGTCTCTTGTTTTAGTGTCCATCTTGTCATCTcatgtttgtatgcagtgcaatggaaattgcacatgctcaaaatATCACATGatcaaaatgtcacatgatcaaaATATCACATGatcaaaatgtcacatgatcaaaatgtcacatgatcaaaAAATGTCACATTATCAAAATGTCACGTGTTCATTactttgattttgattttgattggTTGGTCCAGgttcatgtccaaatatccgAGTACCCAAAAACTAGTTGGTCTGGTctaaaacagaaacacacgAAAACGTTCCTGATATGATCTCCATCTGTGTGCACATCTAGACGGGATCTACAGTGTTGTATTGTACTAATGGCTTACACTAACAAAAATAGCCAATTCCAtttgctcacacacacacacacacacacacacacacacacacacacacacacacacatgtcacaGCAATATCACCATATACTAGACATTTCATtctttgtcaatttgtgtgtcCAATTAAAGTCCCAGTGGATGATGAGGAATAAAGGCTTCGTTCTCTACCGTCTGTTGACTGATGAGTGTCAGTTTCTTGTTGATATGAGCCTCATCGGCAGATGTTGCTGCTTGTAAGTTACGTTCGATTCTCTCTCCAGCTTCCTTGCAATACACTTCGGTCAAAAGTTTTTCGTGTTCACTTGATGGTAGGTCGTGTGTGAACGATCGTGAGCATCGAGATAAGACGCATACGGTGCCATACATATCAATGGCAGCATCAGCAATGTTGTCCAGTATGAACTGTTCGTCTGTAAGACAAAATGATCAGCAATCATGACCAGGACTATGATCAGTGGATGTGATGATGAATGATGTACGCTGGTGTATTGTAGGAGTGACGGAAATGGTGAGAAATCACCTTGAATGTGTTTGATCAGCATCACGTGCTGCTGAGGCCAAATAACATGCAGACATTGTGTAGTTACTTCTATGCACTACCAGCCTAGTTTCTGACtgactgaaagacaaacagacagacagacagacggatggacagactgacagacaaacaaacaaacaaacaggacaggcagacagacagacaaaacacacaaacaggacagacagacagacagacaaacaaacaaacaaacacacaaacaggacaggcagacaggcaagcagacagacagacaaacgaaccaagccctattggcttgggtagtatttagtgcttagatggtgtataatagttcaatgtttgaaatatatgtattgacaaacaggacaaacagacagacagacaaacaagacaaacagacagacaaacaagacaaacagacagacaaacaggacagacagacaaacaggacagacagacagacagacagacagacagacagacagacagacagaaacaaagacacacagacaggcagacaaacaggacagacagggttttgttgtgtggccGATTGTGGGCTTTTGGACTAGTGTTAggacaattagactgtaatagtgctgatgtatgaaaatatatgtattgacagacagacagacagacagatagacagacagacagacaaagaggaCAGAcagggcagacaaacaaatggacagacagatagacagacagacaacagaaacaaagacagacagacagacaaacaaacagacaaacaggacagacagacaaatagacagacagtcaaacagaaacaggacagacagacagacagacagatagacagggcagacaaacaaacagacaaacaggacagacatatagacagacagacagacaaacagaaacaaagacagacaaacagacagacaaacaaacagacaaacaggacagacagacagatagacacacagacagacagataaacagacaggcagacagacagacaaataggacagacagacagacaaacaaacaaacaggacagacagacaaacaaacaggacagacagacagacagacagacacctggTAAGGCCCATACACAAGTACAGTAACACAGCAAGAACACATTCCTCTCAATCATCACAATGTACATACGGATAATATTCTTTCCGTATGTCGACAAAAGTTGCTCAACCGTTCCTCCAAAGTGAGTGATCAGCTTTGTAGCCGTTTCAGCACATCCCCTCATCTCAGGATGCACGTAATTTCCCAGCGGCTCCGCCGTCGTCATGCCAACACTCCTTTGTGCTCTCTTCATGCCCTCACTGACTACAAGCCCAAGATTTGCAAGCGGATTTTGTAGTGCTGCTTGAAGTTCCTTGAGATGGCTACCAGCATATTGCATGCCAGTCAAAGCAATGAATAGTCTGAGGATGTCGTTGGCTCCTTCAAATATGCGGAATATTCGGAGATCACGTAGCACTCGTTCCAAACCGGCCGACTGGAGAGATTCAAGAGTTAGATACAGTAAGGATTAGAAATAGTGTAGTATTGTTGATTCGTTTGCATGTCTTTCAGACAGCAGCCTCATGTCTGTCTTGgctgtctgttgtttctgtctgagtgtctgtctgtctgttgtttctgtctgtctgtctgtctgagtgtctgtctgtctgcctgtgtgtggaTGTACCACACTGTCCATATCCTGTCTCGTGTAAAGGAGCTGTGGTACTTGGAACACCTGTTGATGAGGATGATTATGTTATGTCTACCTGTGAATCAATTGCACAGTCTGAAAATGAGCTATGTTCTTCACTGTCTCAGCTAGATGATCCTCAAAGTGCTTTGTTGCTTCTTTGCAATTGCCATGTGCCCTCTGTCAACCATCTCGCTTGTTAAGTAGCACTTCCTCTTTTTCATTCCGCTGCTTGCATTCATGATAGTTTATCTCATCAAACATTTATTAAATCTTCTTCAGACCTCTTCAAACGCAAGGATTCTGGAGCAAGCAATGTTAACTATCAAGTTGGGAGAGTTTGGTCTGACATCAGCAAAAGCGATCTTTCCTGCAAGTTATCTAGTGGGATGGGCTCATTCCCTTTCCATTCTGCCTGAGAGGTTTCCTAAGCTTCACATGCTAACATCTCAGTTACTAAATGGTACTATATCCAACTCTATGATACACAACAATATTTGCAGAGCTGCTGAATCGATTTCAGGCAAGCAGGATGTTGTAGAACTACGAGACAACAGAGTTCACTTCTCTACCTTACACAAACTGCAACAAAAGATATCTTCCAGCTTACGTAGCAAAGTGCGGAAGATTTCCTCGAATCATCCTCAACAAATAAGGATGTAGCACGTTTTAGATCAGTTAGCTAAAGAGGAAGAGGAGCAGGGGCCTGGCTTCAAGCCATCCCAACTGATGAGACACTCGCACTTGAGCCTGGCAAATTTCGATTGGCGGCGTCTCTGAGACTGGGTGCTCAAATTCCATTTGAGGATTGGAGACTAGTATGCGACTGCGGTAAGGATGTAGACAATTACCATCTTCTTACTTGTAAGATGGGTGGTGGTCCTGTGTGGAAACATGATGAAATAGTTGCTGGTTGGAGCAGTTGCCTTCACGAGCTAAATCTACATCACAAGAAAGAAGTCCGTTATGGGTACGTAGACAACGAAAAGCGGCCGGACATAGTTGTTTTCGACTCTGGTGCTGGCTCCAGCATTGACCTAGACATAGCACTTTCACACCCGTGGAGTCAAGAAGCAATGAAAGGATCTGCAACAACTGACGGCTATGCAGCCACTTTAATTAAGAGAGGAC from Corticium candelabrum chromosome 21, ooCorCand1.1, whole genome shotgun sequence encodes the following:
- the LOC134196749 gene encoding sodium/potassium-transporting ATPase subunit beta-3-like; the encoded protein is MSKRGTYNVEREEQKSEAEPTRWTRFKLWWAEFKQKVKITIHNPSTGEYLTRTPRSWGEIGLFYLVFYSALAAFFAICMSVFLLGTVPAQEDGPKFTHIICTDIGWKASVSKAIDFPIDNGTVVRTARDAHTEEIKEFLKSAGYDEDEWRSLFSSSSSSVDTSLDDLELCNRPAFGQSHRPCVYFRFNRIADYVPADDVRVQCKVDNPGNNLMQEFRDQVILDTDPSKARNDQPLIIYPHLLPKDMVAYDPANKDFQSPLFIALFNLTTTYQFVKHTPGSVRNVMLKCEPVLNSTGDGFGAISSDFEIKYRNID